A region from the Muribaculum gordoncarteri genome encodes:
- a CDS encoding META domain-containing protein, producing MKKSLSQILAISLLAAGMSSCGIFKNQSQPEAPAPVEKPASNPKPKPTINKEEALDGEWTVYKVNGKRVTGTGETHPYVTFNMADHRIYGFNGCNYINGDFVNEGSSLRISNVISTMMACQDSQYEALINKALERTRTFSVTKKGHEYYLDLRNEHNIVEMVMRKHNMDYLNGAWTVKEITGTYNNNEDVELVIDIPEHTIHGNTGCNIVNGSLIIDPEKSNSIQFNNLATTKMRCPDEQAKTETAFLVALERVETAQRGKSGTVIMRDKDGENVLVLKKIDNRQQGN from the coding sequence ATGAAAAAAAGCTTAAGCCAAATATTAGCAATATCTCTTCTCGCAGCAGGGATGTCGAGCTGTGGAATATTCAAGAATCAATCGCAACCCGAAGCTCCGGCTCCGGTTGAAAAACCCGCATCTAACCCCAAGCCCAAGCCCACCATTAACAAGGAGGAGGCCCTCGACGGAGAGTGGACTGTCTACAAGGTAAACGGCAAGCGCGTCACCGGCACAGGTGAAACCCACCCCTATGTAACATTCAACATGGCCGACCACCGCATCTACGGCTTCAACGGATGCAACTACATCAACGGCGATTTCGTCAACGAAGGCTCGTCGCTGCGTATATCCAATGTCATCTCCACCATGATGGCCTGTCAGGATTCGCAATACGAGGCATTGATCAACAAGGCTCTCGAACGCACACGCACCTTCTCGGTAACGAAGAAAGGCCATGAATACTATCTCGACCTGCGCAACGAGCACAACATCGTCGAGATGGTGATGCGAAAGCACAACATGGACTACCTCAACGGAGCGTGGACAGTGAAGGAGATAACCGGAACCTACAACAATAACGAGGATGTGGAGCTCGTAATCGACATTCCGGAACACACCATTCACGGAAACACCGGTTGCAACATCGTCAACGGTTCGCTGATTATCGACCCCGAGAAATCCAATTCAATCCAGTTTAACAACCTCGCCACTACCAAGATGCGTTGCCCCGACGAGCAAGCCAAAACCGAAACGGCGTTTCTCGTAGCACTTGAGCGCGTTGAAACTGCACAGCGAGGCAAATCGGGCACCGTGATCATGCGTGACAAGGACGGCGAGAACGTGCTTGTACTCAAGAAGATCGATAACCGTCAGCAGGGTAATTGA
- a CDS encoding MBL fold metallo-hydrolase encodes MRLRFLGTGTSSGVPQLMCKCEVCTSTDTHDKRSRSSALIQLNDGRNLLIDCGPDFYTQILHAGCPQLHCALLTHSHYDHVGGIDDLRPYCANHRSFPLYCKSDVARDLRERVPYCFRQHPYPGVPSFDIHEIDSRPFMVDDIEVIPLPVMHLNLPILGFRIGKFAYITDAKTIPDTTVDLLQGVDTLVINALRQKPHISHMSLPESLEIIVRVNPRAAYLTHLSHGFGLQSVMAAKLPPNVHIAYDSLIIDIPD; translated from the coding sequence ATGCGACTGCGATTCTTAGGCACAGGCACCTCCTCGGGAGTTCCTCAACTGATGTGCAAGTGCGAGGTGTGTACCTCGACCGACACCCACGATAAACGCTCGCGCAGCTCGGCCTTAATCCAACTGAACGACGGGCGCAACCTGCTCATCGACTGCGGGCCCGACTTCTATACGCAGATACTTCACGCCGGATGCCCTCAGTTGCACTGTGCGCTGCTCACCCACAGCCACTACGACCATGTGGGCGGCATCGATGACCTGCGCCCCTATTGCGCCAACCACCGCAGCTTTCCTCTCTACTGCAAGAGCGATGTGGCCCGCGACCTGCGTGAACGCGTGCCCTATTGCTTCCGTCAGCACCCCTATCCCGGTGTTCCGTCGTTTGACATCCACGAAATCGACAGCCGTCCGTTCATGGTCGACGACATAGAAGTGATTCCGCTGCCGGTAATGCATCTTAATCTGCCCATCCTGGGATTCCGCATTGGAAAATTCGCCTACATAACCGATGCCAAGACCATCCCCGACACCACCGTCGACCTGCTGCAGGGAGTCGACACCCTCGTCATAAACGCATTGCGACAGAAACCGCACATATCCCACATGAGCCTGCCCGAATCACTGGAGATAATAGTCCGTGTGAATCCGAGAGCGGCCTATCTCACCCATCTAAGCCACGGATTCGGACTGCAATCAGTAATGGCGGCAAAACTACCGCCCAACGTACACATAGCCTACGACAGCCTGATCATAGACATACCCGACTGA
- the murB gene encoding UDP-N-acetylmuramate dehydrogenase, whose protein sequence is MLLIQDFDLSSATTFHLPARARWMAEYDSVDQLRSILADSQFATMKRLHIGAGSNLLFTKSFDGLVLHSAMKGMSTVADDGESVIIRAESGIVWDDFVQHCVDSNLYGAENLSYIPGEVGASAVQNIGAYGVEVKDLIVKVEALDTFTSGMVTFTADECRYGYRDSLFKRPDLAGRYIITAVHYRLWHTPRYTLDYGPLKELREVTYLTPATVRNRVIEIRRSKLPEPSELGSAGSFFKNPVIDKSMWRHIQSSYPEAPHYDVDDNLVKVPAGWLIETSGLKGAVEGGAMVYQRQCLVIVNTGNATSDDVVKLYRRVQATVYDRFGIMLSPEVNVI, encoded by the coding sequence ATGCTACTGATTCAAGACTTCGACCTGTCATCCGCAACCACATTCCACCTCCCCGCACGGGCTCGATGGATGGCCGAATACGATTCGGTCGATCAACTGCGCTCGATTCTTGCCGACTCACAGTTTGCCACGATGAAGCGACTCCACATTGGAGCCGGAAGCAACCTGTTGTTCACCAAGTCGTTTGACGGACTTGTGCTGCATTCGGCCATGAAAGGAATGTCGACGGTGGCCGACGACGGCGAAAGCGTGATAATACGTGCCGAATCAGGCATCGTGTGGGACGACTTCGTGCAACATTGCGTCGACAGCAACCTGTACGGAGCCGAAAATCTATCCTACATTCCAGGCGAGGTGGGAGCCTCGGCCGTACAGAACATCGGTGCCTACGGTGTCGAAGTAAAGGACTTGATTGTCAAGGTAGAAGCATTGGACACCTTCACCTCCGGAATGGTGACATTCACCGCCGACGAGTGCCGGTACGGCTATCGCGACAGCCTCTTCAAGCGCCCCGACCTGGCAGGACGCTACATCATCACTGCCGTCCACTACCGGCTGTGGCACACGCCACGCTATACGCTCGACTACGGCCCTCTTAAGGAGCTGCGTGAAGTGACTTATCTTACACCGGCCACAGTGCGCAATCGAGTCATAGAGATACGACGATCCAAGCTTCCCGAACCCTCGGAGCTTGGCAGCGCAGGCTCCTTCTTCAAGAATCCCGTCATTGACAAGTCAATGTGGCGGCACATTCAATCATCCTATCCCGAAGCTCCGCACTACGATGTCGACGACAACCTTGTCAAGGTTCCCGCAGGATGGCTTATCGAAACTTCGGGACTCAAGGGAGCGGTCGAAGGCGGAGCCATGGTCTATCAGCGCCAGTGCCTCGTCATCGTCAATACCGGCAATGCCACGAGCGACGATGTGGTGAAGCTTTACCGGCGTGTACAGGCCACGGTTTACGACCGATTCGGAATAATGCTTTCACCTGAAGTAAACGTCATTTAG
- a CDS encoding prolyl oligopeptidase family serine peptidase — protein sequence MKHILLSLATMAIVASCSTNKLQYPEAPADNTVDDYFGVQVADPYRPLENDTSAATLKWVEEERALTESYLSKIPFRKDIRERLKTLYDYKKPGMPSKKDGWYYFYENDGLQNQSVLYRTRSLDEKPEVFLDPNKLSDDGTVALTGISTSNDGKYTAYTISRSGSDWTEIYVMDTETKELLPDHIEWAKFTDAAWQGDGFYYSAYDKPVDGKEFSHANENHRVYYHKIGTPQSDDKLVYEDKDHPLHFHSASVPDDESALIIYGGGEGLGSSITMKSLKDPNAKWVTVEPSQDYDISILDIIDGTMYIYTNYGAPRYRLMTASVKAPQRENWKELVPEGEGVLSGVNFAGDKLILTYDIDASNRLYVYSLDGKQLSEIELPTLGSAGVSSSRKHDEVFYTFTSFTYPSEIYKYDLASGKSEPYKAVEIPGFNMDDYVTEQVFYTSADGTKIPMFITYKKGLERNGKNPVYLYGYGGFNVSLNPGFSAQRLFWLENGGIYAEANLRGGGEYGEPWHLAGTKQQKMNVFNDFIAAAEYMIKEGWTSPDYLTIEGGSNGGLLVGATMNLRPDLFKVAIPRVGVMDMMRYHLFTIGWNWASDYGTSADSPEMAGYLLSYSPLHNIKDDGTPYPATLVTTADHDDRVVPAHSFKYAAKLQASNTGDAPKLIRIDSKAGHGAGKPVAKVLDEYADIYSFIFYNLGITPVTK from the coding sequence ATGAAGCATATACTTCTATCTTTAGCAACTATGGCAATAGTGGCATCATGCTCGACCAACAAACTTCAGTATCCTGAAGCACCCGCCGACAACACTGTCGACGATTACTTCGGTGTGCAAGTAGCCGACCCCTACCGTCCGTTGGAAAACGACACCTCGGCAGCCACCCTAAAGTGGGTGGAAGAGGAACGCGCACTCACCGAAAGCTACCTCTCGAAGATACCCTTCCGCAAGGACATCCGCGAGCGACTCAAAACGCTCTACGACTACAAGAAACCCGGAATGCCCTCAAAGAAGGACGGATGGTACTACTTCTACGAGAACGACGGATTGCAGAATCAGTCGGTGCTCTACCGCACACGCTCTCTTGACGAGAAACCCGAGGTGTTCCTCGACCCCAACAAGCTCAGCGACGACGGTACAGTGGCCCTGACCGGCATAAGCACTTCCAACGACGGCAAGTACACCGCCTACACCATTTCGCGCAGCGGCTCTGACTGGACCGAAATCTATGTGATGGACACCGAAACCAAGGAGCTGCTGCCCGACCACATCGAATGGGCCAAGTTCACCGATGCCGCATGGCAAGGCGACGGCTTCTACTACAGCGCCTACGACAAACCCGTCGACGGCAAGGAGTTCTCCCACGCCAACGAAAACCATCGTGTCTACTATCACAAAATAGGAACTCCCCAGAGCGACGACAAGCTTGTGTATGAGGACAAGGATCATCCCCTGCACTTCCACTCGGCTTCAGTGCCCGACGACGAATCGGCTCTTATAATCTACGGTGGCGGCGAGGGACTCGGCTCGTCAATCACCATGAAGAGCCTCAAGGATCCCAATGCCAAATGGGTGACTGTAGAGCCTTCACAGGACTACGACATATCAATCCTCGACATAATCGACGGAACGATGTACATCTACACCAATTACGGCGCACCGCGTTACCGCCTCATGACCGCCTCGGTCAAAGCTCCCCAACGCGAGAACTGGAAAGAGCTCGTGCCTGAGGGCGAAGGCGTGTTGTCGGGTGTCAACTTTGCCGGCGACAAACTCATCCTCACCTACGACATCGATGCCTCCAACCGCCTCTATGTCTACTCGCTCGACGGAAAACAACTCAGCGAAATCGAGCTGCCCACTCTCGGTTCGGCAGGCGTGTCGTCAAGTCGCAAGCACGACGAAGTGTTCTATACTTTCACATCGTTCACCTATCCGTCGGAAATCTACAAGTATGACCTCGCTTCAGGCAAGTCGGAGCCCTACAAGGCAGTTGAAATCCCCGGATTCAACATGGACGACTACGTTACCGAGCAGGTGTTCTACACCTCGGCCGACGGAACCAAGATACCGATGTTCATCACCTACAAAAAAGGCCTTGAACGCAACGGCAAGAACCCCGTCTACCTCTACGGTTACGGAGGCTTCAACGTGTCGCTCAATCCCGGCTTCTCGGCTCAGCGTCTGTTCTGGCTTGAAAACGGCGGCATCTACGCCGAGGCCAATCTGCGCGGAGGCGGCGAATACGGCGAACCCTGGCACCTCGCCGGTACCAAGCAGCAGAAGATGAACGTGTTCAATGACTTCATCGCAGCTGCCGAGTACATGATCAAGGAAGGCTGGACATCGCCCGACTACCTCACAATCGAGGGCGGCTCCAACGGCGGATTGCTCGTGGGCGCTACAATGAACCTTCGCCCCGACCTGTTCAAGGTGGCCATTCCCCGTGTAGGCGTAATGGACATGATGCGCTATCACCTGTTCACCATCGGTTGGAACTGGGCTTCCGACTACGGAACAAGCGCCGATTCTCCCGAAATGGCTGGTTACCTGCTCTCCTACTCGCCACTGCACAACATCAAGGACGACGGCACACCCTACCCCGCAACACTTGTCACCACAGCCGATCATGACGACCGAGTAGTTCCCGCACACTCGTTCAAGTATGCCGCCAAGCTTCAGGCAAGCAACACCGGCGACGCTCCCAAGCTCATCCGCATCGACTCCAAGGCGGGTCACGGAGCCGGCAAGCCCGTTGCAAAGGTGCTCGACGAGTATGCCGACATATATTCTTTCATCTTCTATAACCTGGGAATAACACCCGTCACTAAGTAA
- the secA gene encoding preprotein translocase subunit SecA, with the protein MSLNSILSKLFGNKSQRDLKEIQPIVDQINALGPRMKELTNDELRDTINRIKQELADATSADTTAIAEIKNKIEELPFDERQPLWDDIDNREKNILETYEKELDRVLPTVFAAMRETAARFAANETIEVTATDMDRDLAAAGKDFVSIEGDKAIYRNHWMAGGNEIKWDMVHYDVQLIGGIVLHQGKIAEMATGEGKTLVATLPVFLRSLTGRGVHVVTVNDYLSKRDSEWMGPLYMFHGQTVDCIDKHQPNSPQRRKAYACDITFGTNNEFGFDYLRDNMAMSPQDMVQRKHYYAIVDEVDSVLIDDARTPLIISGPVPKGEDQLFNEYKYNVEKVYEAQRKLVGRLLIEAKEKIASEDKEVRKEGALQLFRAYKGLPKNNALIKYLSQEGIKPLLLETEAFYMQDNNREMPKAVEPLYFVIDEKNRSVELTDKGIDELTGRSEDPQFFVLPDIASQLSEVEGNQSISTTERQQRKDELMQNYAVKAERVHTVTQLLKAYTLFEKDVEYVIDDNKIKIVDEQTGRIMEGRRYSDGLHQAIEAKEGVKVEAATQTFATITLQNYFRMYHKLAGMTGTAETEAGEFWDIYKLDVVTIPTNKPVARIDMNDRVYKTKKEKYAAVIDEIVNLVEQGRPVLVGTTSVEISELLSRMLTLRRIPHNVLNAKLHQREAEIVAQAGKKGTVTIATNMAGRGTDIKLPPEVKEAGGLAIIGTERHESRRVDRQLRGRSGRQGDPGSSVFYLSFEDQLMRLFATDRVTKMLDTLGIKEGEMIESKMVNRAIENAQKRVEENNFGVRKRLLEYDDVMNKQRQYIYGRRHHALMGERIGIDINNMLYDTVENIVNTYDSPADYADLSLELLKVFAVETPFTEEEFRSMPKNEVFDRIHASVNEAFRRKSDRIIEIAMPVISEWVEKRDAKGRILVPITDGKRVFNIPADITETYNSKGKALLKEWHKAIMLVTIDEVWKEHLRELDQLRQSVQNASYEQKDPLVIYKVESFHLFENAMNTLNVKAVSALMRGQIFIPQQRAEDARLSSEQDRQQPAQRQPEVKEAMPDRPNDYSRYRASREQYPGSSAQRQAASAPQGEQQRTQPIINGPKVGRNDPCPCGSGKKFKNCHGRNA; encoded by the coding sequence ATGTCATTAAACTCTATTTTAAGCAAGCTATTCGGCAACAAGTCGCAGCGCGACCTGAAGGAAATACAACCGATAGTGGACCAAATCAACGCCCTCGGCCCTCGCATGAAGGAGCTGACCAACGATGAACTCCGTGATACAATCAACCGCATCAAGCAGGAACTCGCCGACGCAACATCGGCCGACACAACCGCAATTGCCGAGATAAAGAATAAAATCGAGGAACTCCCCTTCGATGAGCGTCAGCCTCTGTGGGACGACATTGACAACCGAGAGAAAAACATCCTCGAAACCTACGAGAAGGAACTCGACCGCGTGTTGCCCACCGTATTTGCAGCAATGCGCGAAACAGCTGCCCGATTCGCAGCCAACGAAACAATCGAGGTAACAGCAACCGACATGGACCGCGACCTCGCCGCTGCCGGCAAAGACTTCGTGAGCATCGAAGGCGACAAAGCCATATACCGCAACCACTGGATGGCCGGCGGTAACGAAATCAAATGGGACATGGTACACTACGATGTACAGCTCATTGGCGGTATCGTGCTGCATCAAGGCAAAATCGCCGAGATGGCAACCGGTGAAGGTAAGACACTCGTTGCAACCCTCCCCGTATTCCTCCGCTCACTCACCGGCCGAGGCGTACACGTGGTAACCGTCAACGACTACCTGTCGAAACGTGACTCCGAGTGGATGGGTCCGCTCTACATGTTCCACGGACAGACGGTCGACTGCATCGACAAGCATCAGCCCAACTCGCCGCAGCGTCGCAAAGCCTATGCATGTGACATAACATTCGGTACCAACAACGAATTCGGCTTTGACTACCTGCGTGACAACATGGCCATGTCGCCTCAGGACATGGTTCAGCGCAAGCACTACTACGCAATCGTCGACGAGGTCGACTCAGTGCTCATCGACGATGCCCGTACACCGCTTATAATCTCAGGTCCCGTGCCTAAGGGCGAGGATCAGCTCTTCAACGAATACAAGTATAATGTAGAGAAAGTATATGAGGCACAGCGCAAGCTCGTGGGCCGACTCCTGATCGAAGCCAAGGAAAAAATCGCAAGCGAAGACAAGGAAGTGCGTAAGGAAGGTGCCCTTCAGCTGTTCCGGGCCTACAAGGGTCTTCCCAAGAACAACGCGCTCATCAAATACCTGTCGCAGGAAGGCATCAAGCCGCTTCTGCTCGAAACCGAGGCATTCTATATGCAGGACAACAACCGCGAGATGCCCAAGGCTGTCGAACCCCTCTATTTCGTAATCGACGAGAAGAACCGCTCGGTAGAATTGACCGACAAAGGTATCGACGAGCTCACCGGACGAAGCGAGGATCCGCAGTTCTTCGTTCTGCCCGACATTGCTTCGCAGCTCTCGGAAGTCGAAGGCAACCAGTCAATTTCAACAACCGAACGCCAGCAACGCAAGGACGAGCTGATGCAGAACTACGCGGTGAAAGCCGAGCGCGTACACACCGTGACCCAGCTGCTCAAGGCCTACACCCTCTTTGAAAAGGATGTGGAATACGTAATCGACGACAACAAAATCAAGATTGTCGACGAGCAGACAGGCCGTATCATGGAAGGCCGCCGCTACTCCGACGGACTCCATCAGGCCATCGAGGCCAAGGAGGGCGTGAAAGTCGAGGCTGCGACACAGACATTCGCCACAATCACCCTCCAGAACTACTTCCGTATGTATCACAAGCTTGCAGGTATGACCGGTACGGCCGAAACCGAAGCAGGCGAGTTCTGGGACATATACAAACTCGATGTCGTGACAATACCCACCAACAAGCCGGTGGCACGTATTGACATGAACGACCGCGTCTACAAGACCAAGAAGGAAAAGTATGCCGCCGTAATCGATGAGATCGTCAACCTCGTCGAGCAGGGCCGCCCGGTGCTCGTGGGTACAACCTCGGTCGAAATATCGGAGTTGCTCTCGCGAATGCTCACACTGCGCCGCATCCCCCACAATGTGCTCAATGCCAAGTTGCACCAGCGAGAGGCCGAAATCGTGGCACAGGCCGGTAAGAAAGGCACCGTCACCATAGCCACCAACATGGCCGGTCGTGGTACCGACATCAAGCTTCCGCCCGAAGTCAAGGAGGCGGGAGGTCTTGCCATCATCGGTACCGAGCGTCACGAGTCACGCCGCGTCGACCGTCAGCTCCGAGGCCGTTCAGGCCGTCAGGGCGACCCTGGTTCTTCGGTGTTCTACCTCTCGTTTGAGGACCAGTTGATGCGTCTATTCGCAACCGACCGCGTAACCAAGATGCTCGACACACTCGGCATCAAGGAGGGCGAGATGATTGAGTCGAAGATGGTTAACCGCGCTATCGAGAACGCTCAGAAACGTGTCGAGGAAAACAACTTCGGCGTGCGTAAGCGTCTTCTTGAGTACGACGACGTGATGAACAAGCAGCGTCAGTACATCTACGGTCGCCGTCACCACGCACTCATGGGTGAGCGTATCGGAATCGACATCAACAACATGCTCTACGACACGGTGGAGAACATCGTAAACACCTATGACTCGCCGGCCGACTATGCCGACCTCTCGCTCGAGCTCCTGAAAGTGTTTGCTGTCGAAACTCCGTTCACCGAGGAGGAGTTCCGTTCGATGCCAAAGAACGAAGTGTTTGACCGCATCCATGCATCGGTCAACGAAGCTTTCCGCCGCAAGTCCGACCGCATCATCGAAATAGCCATGCCTGTGATTTCGGAATGGGTAGAGAAGCGTGATGCCAAGGGCCGCATCCTCGTTCCCATCACCGACGGCAAGCGTGTGTTCAACATCCCGGCCGACATCACCGAAACCTACAACAGCAAGGGCAAGGCGCTCCTCAAGGAGTGGCACAAGGCCATCATGCTTGTCACAATCGATGAAGTGTGGAAAGAGCACCTGCGCGAGCTCGACCAGTTGCGTCAGTCGGTTCAGAACGCATCCTACGAGCAGAAGGATCCCCTTGTAATATATAAGGTTGAATCATTCCACCTGTTTGAGAACGCAATGAACACGCTCAACGTGAAGGCCGTGTCGGCACTCATGCGCGGACAGATATTCATCCCGCAGCAGCGCGCCGAGGACGCTCGCCTCAGCTCCGAACAGGATCGCCAGCAGCCCGCACAGCGTCAGCCCGAGGTGAAGGAGGCTATGCCCGACCGTCCCAACGACTATAGCCGCTACCGCGCAAGCCGCGAGCAATATCCCGGTTCAAGCGCACAGCGTCAGGCCGCTTCGGCACCACAGGGCGAGCAACAGCGCACCCAGCCCATTATCAACGGGCCTAAGGTGGGCCGCAACGACCCCTGTCCCTGCGGCTCGGGCAAGAAGTTCAAGAACTGCCACGGGCGAAATGCTTAA
- a CDS encoding alkaline phosphatase family protein, whose amino-acid sequence MRRKKDPRITVRLVTALIASMVTLSVAAQAPSPRPKLVVGIVIDGLREDYLDLLKGYFGENGFKLLMRDGVMLDNVNYGTALDATAATAMIYSGASPSVNGIPAAFVYDAEMRRQYPIVLDPSQIGNYTDETYSPKSIRVSTLSDEVRIDGGGIGNVYSVAPSPSQSIILAGHAGNSAFWINDVTGRWATTAYYKDVPQPMQARNFSRSLASRLDTLTWKPSLSPESYPDLPAYKKYYPFRHQFLRNDIDRFRNYKTSAPVNTEVTDIAADYIKGLRLGTHDAMDMLNLGYTLAPFAAAKDADNRIETMDSYLKLDADLARLFRAIDTNVGLKNTFIMVAGTPAPPSTKRDDERWGIPNGEFIPRRAVSLLNVYFVPKYGNGEWVSGYHNGQIFLNHKLIKDNGIDPKTIRTEAADLLLRMSGVSRVWTIDDIEAGRAGHNADALKRNTQVDYAGDVFIEVTPGWEIVDQNPNNQKEVRSTVRTGFMSSPVFFLSPDLKAERITSEIDARTIAPTVARLLRIRSPNASELPPMRFNR is encoded by the coding sequence ATGCGTCGAAAGAAAGACCCCCGCATAACCGTGCGATTAGTCACGGCTCTCATAGCCTCAATGGTCACCCTGTCCGTTGCGGCACAGGCTCCGTCACCCCGTCCCAAACTGGTCGTGGGCATAGTCATCGACGGGCTGCGTGAGGACTATCTCGACCTGCTCAAAGGCTATTTCGGCGAAAACGGATTCAAGCTGCTGATGCGTGACGGCGTGATGCTCGACAACGTAAACTACGGAACGGCGCTCGATGCCACAGCCGCCACAGCCATGATCTACAGCGGAGCGTCACCTTCGGTCAACGGCATCCCCGCGGCATTTGTCTACGATGCCGAGATGCGCCGACAGTACCCGATTGTGCTCGATCCCTCGCAGATAGGCAACTACACCGACGAAACTTACTCACCGAAGTCAATAAGGGTCAGCACCCTCTCCGACGAAGTTCGCATCGACGGCGGAGGCATAGGCAACGTATATTCGGTAGCCCCCTCCCCGTCCCAATCGATAATACTTGCAGGACATGCAGGCAATAGTGCATTCTGGATTAACGACGTGACCGGCCGATGGGCCACAACCGCCTATTACAAGGATGTGCCGCAACCCATGCAGGCACGCAACTTCTCCAGGTCGCTCGCCTCGAGGCTCGATACGCTCACTTGGAAGCCCTCGCTTTCACCCGAAAGCTATCCCGACCTGCCCGCCTACAAGAAATACTATCCGTTTCGCCATCAGTTCCTGCGCAACGACATCGACCGCTTCCGCAACTACAAGACATCGGCACCCGTCAACACCGAGGTGACCGACATCGCGGCCGACTACATCAAGGGTCTGCGCCTCGGCACACACGATGCCATGGACATGCTCAATCTCGGCTACACTCTCGCCCCCTTTGCAGCAGCCAAGGATGCCGACAACCGCATCGAAACGATGGACAGCTACCTCAAACTCGATGCCGACCTTGCACGCCTGTTCCGCGCCATCGACACCAATGTAGGCTTAAAGAACACATTCATAATGGTGGCCGGCACTCCCGCACCGCCAAGCACCAAGCGTGACGATGAAAGGTGGGGCATCCCCAACGGAGAGTTCATCCCCCGTCGTGCAGTGTCGTTGCTCAATGTCTACTTCGTTCCCAAATACGGCAACGGAGAATGGGTTTCGGGCTACCACAACGGACAGATATTCCTCAACCACAAGTTGATAAAAGATAACGGCATCGATCCCAAGACCATCCGCACCGAAGCCGCTGACCTGCTGCTGCGCATGAGCGGAGTGAGCCGTGTGTGGACAATCGATGACATCGAGGCCGGCCGTGCCGGACACAATGCCGACGCGCTGAAGCGCAACACCCAGGTCGACTATGCCGGCGATGTATTCATCGAGGTGACACCCGGATGGGAAATCGTCGACCAGAATCCTAATAACCAGAAAGAGGTGCGCTCAACAGTGCGCACTGGCTTCATGTCGTCGCCCGTGTTCTTCCTGTCGCCCGACCTCAAGGCCGAGCGCATAACCTCGGAAATCGACGCACGCACCATAGCCCCCACAGTGGCTCGACTTCTGCGCATACGCTCGCCCAACGCATCCGAGCTGCCGCCGATGCGCTTCAACCGATAA